A stretch of Shewanella dokdonensis DNA encodes these proteins:
- a CDS encoding M20/M25/M40 family metallo-hydrolase — MKRPTLLLCSTLLLSTLLAPLTSATEHTNQTVVGKLQNSALKSDLAYKIAESLTVEVGPRLAGSAENVVAVDWAEAKLKSLGFDKVYREPVTVPVWQRGTASASVISPFPQQLVISALGGSVATPASGLQAKVVRFDNLAALINADAATVQGKIVFIDQKTERHQNGSGYGKSVGGRVNGAVEAARKGAVAVLIRSIGTDHDRMAHTGLMHYQQDVPRIPAAALTNPDANQLDAILSRGQEVTLSLNMSPKELGNTTTYNVIGEFTGSSKPDEIVLLGAHLDSWDEGTGAIDDAAGVAIVTAAAKMVAELPQRPARTIRVVLFAAEEIGLLGGKAYVAQHASDMANHYIAAESDFGAGRIYRADVRVNPAALAAVWQSLSGLTAMNVELGDNNARGGSEVSLLPGVGVPVASLRQDGNDYFDYHHTPNDTLDKIDPEALAQNVAVYAVFAYQMAQSTLPLRPLPKK, encoded by the coding sequence ATGAAAAGACCTACCCTACTACTCTGTAGCACACTGCTATTAAGCACTCTTTTAGCACCTTTAACCAGCGCAACAGAGCATACAAATCAAACAGTTGTCGGCAAATTACAGAACAGCGCCCTGAAATCTGATTTGGCCTATAAAATTGCCGAGTCACTGACAGTGGAAGTCGGCCCCAGACTTGCTGGTAGCGCAGAAAATGTAGTAGCCGTCGATTGGGCAGAAGCCAAACTGAAATCATTAGGATTTGATAAAGTTTACCGAGAACCCGTAACCGTGCCCGTGTGGCAACGCGGCACAGCAAGTGCCAGTGTGATATCCCCTTTCCCACAGCAGCTAGTGATCTCGGCACTGGGTGGCAGTGTTGCCACGCCGGCAAGCGGATTACAAGCTAAAGTGGTACGCTTTGACAATCTAGCTGCACTGATAAATGCCGATGCCGCTACAGTTCAAGGCAAGATCGTGTTTATCGATCAAAAAACTGAACGGCATCAAAACGGTAGTGGTTACGGCAAAAGTGTTGGTGGCAGAGTCAACGGTGCCGTAGAAGCCGCCCGCAAAGGTGCCGTGGCCGTGCTTATCCGTTCTATTGGTACAGATCATGATCGAATGGCGCACACTGGTCTGATGCATTATCAGCAAGATGTTCCCCGCATTCCCGCTGCGGCCCTGACCAATCCCGACGCCAATCAGTTAGATGCCATATTAAGCCGGGGCCAAGAAGTTACCCTGTCACTAAACATGTCGCCCAAGGAGCTTGGCAACACCACGACTTACAACGTGATTGGAGAGTTTACCGGTAGCAGCAAGCCTGATGAAATTGTCTTGCTCGGTGCTCATCTGGATTCTTGGGATGAAGGAACTGGCGCAATAGACGATGCAGCCGGAGTGGCTATCGTCACTGCCGCAGCCAAAATGGTTGCGGAGTTACCACAGCGCCCGGCGCGCACAATTCGGGTGGTACTGTTCGCCGCCGAAGAGATTGGTCTCTTGGGTGGGAAAGCCTATGTGGCACAGCATGCCAGCGATATGGCGAACCACTATATTGCGGCAGAGTCAGACTTTGGCGCGGGGCGTATCTACCGGGCCGATGTTCGGGTTAATCCCGCCGCGCTGGCGGCGGTTTGGCAAAGCTTATCTGGGCTGACGGCCATGAATGTGGAGTTGGGGGATAACAATGCCCGTGGAGGCTCAGAAGTCTCGCTGCTGCCAGGCGTCGGAGTACCGGTTGCCTCACTACGCCAAGATGGCAATGACTATTTTGACTACCACCACACCCCAAATGACACACTGGATAAGATAGATCCCGAGGCGCTGGCACAGAACGTTGCAGTTTATGCGGTATTTGCTTACCAGATGGCACAATCCACTTTGCCACTGCGGCCGTTACCTAAAAAGTAA
- a CDS encoding ArsR/SmtB family transcription factor, protein MNIELMQQRADQAVVLLKALANERRLFILCYLLNEGEMCVGDMNKKLGLSQSALSQHLAWLRKDNLVATRKEAQTVYYSLKSDEVKEMIRLIDNIYCH, encoded by the coding sequence ATGAATATAGAATTAATGCAACAGCGAGCAGACCAAGCGGTCGTATTGCTGAAGGCTTTAGCCAACGAGAGACGGTTATTTATTTTGTGTTATCTCTTGAATGAGGGAGAAATGTGCGTTGGCGACATGAATAAAAAACTCGGTTTGAGTCAATCGGCTTTGTCTCAGCATCTGGCTTGGCTGCGTAAAGATAATTTGGTAGCGACCCGTAAAGAAGCTCAGACCGTTTATTACTCCCTGAAAAGTGACGAAGTCAAAGAGATGATCCGCTTGATCGACAATATTTATTGTCATTAA